A genomic segment from Pseudomonas sessilinigenes encodes:
- a CDS encoding PLP-dependent cysteine synthase family protein produces MHSPQADCAIKHQVSELIGASPLLQLHETANGSRVLLKLEQFNPTGTAKIRMARQMIDEAEALGLLQPGGQIVESTSGNTGLGLALIAAERGYRFTAVVDHHSSVDKLRGMQAFGAQLVRVGSPEGGLATADRDATAERIAREQGAYWTQQHHNPANANGYQALAQELHEALGERLDYLFGAVGTGGSLCGTARALKAYRQKVQVVGVEPVGSVIFGGPGGPYLQSGTGTPEGAEIGALIDYPLIDRGLKASDAEAFETARYLARHHGLLVGGSAGGVIYHALRQAQDCPAHSVIVALVCDGGEKYLDTVFNDEWMDHHQLFDPGVQQRLAGWLAGA; encoded by the coding sequence ATGCACTCGCCACAAGCCGATTGCGCCATCAAGCACCAGGTTTCCGAGCTGATCGGCGCCTCTCCTTTGCTCCAGCTCCATGAAACCGCCAATGGCAGCCGGGTGCTGCTCAAGCTCGAACAATTCAACCCCACCGGCACCGCGAAAATCCGCATGGCCCGGCAGATGATCGATGAAGCCGAAGCCCTGGGCCTGTTGCAGCCGGGTGGGCAGATCGTCGAGTCCACCTCCGGCAATACCGGCCTGGGCCTGGCGCTGATCGCCGCCGAGCGCGGCTACCGCTTTACCGCCGTGGTCGATCACCACTCCAGCGTCGATAAACTGCGTGGCATGCAGGCCTTCGGCGCCCAGCTGGTTCGGGTCGGGAGCCCGGAGGGTGGACTGGCCACCGCCGACCGTGACGCCACCGCCGAGCGCATCGCCCGGGAACAGGGCGCCTACTGGACCCAGCAGCACCACAACCCGGCCAATGCCAATGGCTACCAGGCCCTGGCGCAGGAACTGCACGAGGCTCTTGGCGAACGCCTGGATTATCTGTTCGGTGCGGTAGGCACCGGCGGTTCTTTGTGTGGCACCGCCCGCGCCCTCAAAGCGTATCGCCAAAAGGTGCAGGTGGTGGGTGTAGAACCGGTAGGCTCGGTGATTTTCGGCGGCCCCGGCGGGCCCTACCTGCAGTCCGGCACCGGTACGCCGGAAGGCGCCGAGATCGGCGCCCTGATCGACTACCCGCTGATCGATCGCGGCTTGAAAGCCAGCGATGCCGAGGCCTTCGAAACCGCCCGCTACCTGGCGCGCCATCACGGCCTGCTGGTGGGCGGCTCCGCCGGCGGGGTGATCTACCACGCGCTGCGCCAGGCCCAGGATTGCCCGGCGCACAGCGTGATCGTCGCCCTGGTTTGCGATGGCGGGGAAAAGTACCTGGACACGGTATTCAACGATGAATGGATGGACCATCACCAACTGTTCGACCCCGGGGTCCAGCAACGCCTGGCCGGTTGGCTGGCCGGGGCCTGA